One segment of Mus caroli chromosome 6, CAROLI_EIJ_v1.1, whole genome shotgun sequence DNA contains the following:
- the Fezf1 gene encoding fez family zinc finger protein 1, protein MDSSCLNATTKMLATAPARGNVMSTSKPLAFSIERIMARTPEPKALPVPHFLQGAVPKGDPKHSLHLNSSIPCMIPFVPVAYDTNSKAGVNGSEPRKASLEVPAPPAVAPSAPAFSCSDLLNCALSLKGDLARDALPLQQYKLPKTYLAERNKLVVPAVEKLPSGVAFKDLSQAQLQHYMKESAQLLSEKIAFKTSDFSRGSPNAKPKVFTCEVCGKVFNAHYNLTRHMPVHTGARPFVCKVCGKGFRQASTLCRHKIIHTQEKPHKCNQCGKAFNRSSTLNTHTRIHAGYKPFVCEFCGKGFHQKGNYKNHKLTHSGEKQFKCNICNKAFHQVYNLTFHMHTHNDKKPFTCPTCGKGFCRNFDLKKHVRKLHDSSLGLTRTPTGEPSSDPPPQLQQPPPAPLPPLQPTLPPPGPLPSGLHQGHQ, encoded by the exons ATGGACAGTAGCTGCCTCAACGCGACCACCAAAATGCTAGCGACTGCTCCAGCTCGGGGCAACGTGATGAGCACATCCAAACCCTTGGCTTTCTCCATCGAACGAATCATGGCGCGCACCCCTGAGCCTAAGGCCCTGCCGGTCCCCCACTTCCTGCAGGGAGCCGTGCCCAAAGGGGACCCCAAGCACTCTCTGCATCTCAACTCGTCGATCCCCTGCATGATCCCTTTCGTCCCCGTGGCGTACGACACGAACTCCAAAGCGGGAGTGAATGGCTCAGAGCCCCGCAAGGCGAGTTTGGAGGTTCCGGCGCCGCCCGCGGTGGCGCCCTCTGCGCCGGCGTTCAGCTGCAGCGACCTGCTCAACTGCGCGCTAAGTCTCAAGGGCGACCTGGCCCGCGACGCATTGCCACTACAGCAGTACAAGCTG CCCAAAACATATTTAGCCGAAAGGAATAAACTGGTTGTACCGGCGGTGGAGAAACTCCCTTCGGGAGTAGCTTTCAAAGACCTGTCCCAGGCTCAGCTGCAGCATTACATGAAAGAAAGCGCCCAACTTTTGTCGGAAAAAATCGCTTTCAAAACCTCGGATTTCAGCCGCGGCTCTCCTAATGCCAAACCCAAAGTTTTCACTTGTGAAGTCTGCGGCAAG gtCTTTAATGCGCACTATAACTTAACCCGTCACATGCCGGTACACACAGGAGCCAGACCCTTCGTGTGTAAAGTGTGTGGGAAAGGTTTCCGGCAAGCTAGCACCCTTTGCCGGCATAAGATCATTCACACACAG GAAAAACCTCACAAATGCAACCAGTGCGGTAAAGCGTTTAACAGAAGTTCCACGTTAAACACACATACCCGAATTCACGCGGGCTACAAACCATTCGTGTGTGAATTCTGCGGCAAAGGATTTCATCAAAAAG GGAATTACAAAAATCACAAGTTGACCCACAGCGGGGAGAAACAGTTCAAGTGCAATATCTGCAACAAGGCTTTCCACCAGGTGTACAACCTCAccttccacatgcacactcacaacGACAAGAAGCCTTTCACCTGCCCCACGTGTGGCAAGGGCTTTTGTAGGAACTTTGACCTCAAGAAGCACGTCCGCAAGCTACACGACAGCAGCCTGGGGCTCACCCGCACTCCTACTGGGGAGCCAAGCAGCGATCCCCCGCCCCAGCTGCAACAGCCGCCGCCTGCGCCTCTGCCGCCACTGCAGCCTACATTGCCGCCTCCCGGGCCTCTGCCATCCGGGCTTCACCAAGGCCACCAGTGA